DNA from Desmodus rotundus isolate HL8 unplaced genomic scaffold, HLdesRot8A.1 manual_scaffold_15, whole genome shotgun sequence:
agggtcacaaaatagaggaagaaatgcaggataggaaaagagaaatagaggaaaaatgttcagggaaccaacactgatgggaaggaaagcgggactcaGATGAACAAGTTTggagcacaaagaagaaatactccttcaagcagaacagaatgaagaaacaactattcaacacaatgaggagaggcttaggaacgtccaggaaaatcttaaatgttGCAGCATTAGAATCCTAGCGGTGgccgaaggaaagaaagaagaacaatatattgaaaaattcttggaaaaacgaatgatggagaacttccccaatgtggcactAGGAAGAGCCttgcaggaagcccaggaagcccagagagtcccagacagttGTACCGAAATAGAAACAACCAGGAGAAATCacaattgcattacccaagatgaaagataaggagagaatctgagaagctgcaagacgtaaggagacagttacatgcaaaggaatccccaaaagactgtcagctgatttctccacagaaccaTTGCacgcaagaaagggctggaaagaagtatcccaagtcatgaaatgcaaggacctccatccaagattgttctatccagcaaagctgtcctttagAACGCTAGGGCAAATAAACTGTTGCCCAgacaagctcaagttaaaggagttcatcatcaccaagcccttattatatgaaaagctacagaaacttccctaagaaaaaagaaggtaaaaaatgtgaataaaatggcagcaaattcaCATCTAAAGAGGACCTAaccttaaaggcaaaaataaaaccacactacgcagacaattcgaacaggaacagaattgcagaaacggaggtaatatggagggttattagcgggagcgGGTGGACCGAcaaggagggaaaaggtacatggaataagaaacattaatgataggcaCAAAAGAGACCGGGGGAGGTAAGGGTAGTACAGGAAGATGAATGGGAATGACCTTACTGATACAGGAAACCTTAGGCAGCGAGGACACagtacccctggttatttttcttctatgacggttttctgtcttcctcactggtttccactctttctacccCTAACTCtatgctctcatcaaagtcagttttttctttattttaacttcaaatcttaatttttattttttagttataaaacatgattttcataaaaatcttctattaggttgaatttttaatatatatttatttaattttatgtttattcagtgaaaattgactgcattttctccccgtctctCCACCTCAGGCTAGGGAGTCCCACATCCCtaacccacctcaaccctcctccttgattttcttcttgtgtattttatagtagctcctatagaccactctccccaccatccgcaccctcctcccctctcactattgctacattgttcttaatgtgaatgtctccgtttttattttggttccttttttcctcagttgattatgttgtacttaaaggtgagatcacttggcatttctccctcacagcctggcttatttcacttagcataatgctgtccagttctatccataccATGGCAAagtgtatgagctccttcttcctcccttctgcgctgagttccattgtgtaaatatactagagcttttggatacactcattggctgatgggcatctaggtagcctccagaactgggctattgtaaatcatggtGCTAAGGATATTGTGGTGTATTTGAATAATGGAAAAAATCCTCTCTTCTGCTCTTTACCTGACGTCCCAACTTCTGGTTTTCTCTAAAAGACCCACACCACATCATCACTAGGAGGAGCCCTGGGAATTATGTAGTCTAACAACTTTCTTTCACACATAACAGGTCTTGAAAGTTAATTgatttgtgtgggctctgttaCTCTGGCAGTATTGTCTCAGTTAGGTCTAACTACTTTTTATGAACAttgagtccttgcagtttggctttgtTTGCCAACTATTTTGATTGTATGAGCATGTACgtgcatgtatgcttgtgtattccattggtttggggtttgcattgaaataaaacttatttgctgattattacctgatgaattcactgGGTCGGAATCAGgcttatgctttagaccacacttaccatttggtTCATCCTAAGTTCTGTTGTCTGAATTAAACcttgtagtataagacagacttctataacttctccttagtaccccctgCCTATTACTGTGTTTTGGAAACTTTTTCACTTACTTAAACAGGACCTAGGAGTATAAGGAGCAATGCTAGAAAAGTccgcgttttctcaaggcttggaaagtgaaatgttatgcttctgtagattataaagttgaaatgtatatttcctaggctttggcccttttcaCATTCCATCTGTTAATATTCACgactctctccatgtatctacaagttgttgtaacaaggaagtgcttacgcttcaagacctcccacgtttgaagcactctagcaagcaagtcattaggtcttatgtatttatatatatgaagtatattcaaatgatctttgactagggcttcccatacATTACCAATGCAGTATGTTTTATAAGTCatattataaggagctggccacaatagttataaattgtagaagaaagacaacgatcctatataaattttgtgtttttcattttactgtcttgacgtgattactctccatatttttgacatatattttccccctctgtcatgaatgagtattatgCAAAAGCTGCATTTCTTCCCTGCAATAAAGCACTccactgttcattttttcctggagtattaactgctatctagggatatttcgctggcctattctgagttcttttttccccgtaataACGCATACGATATGatcaggaaatgtaaaaaggaagaacaacgcaattttccaccaatgtttatggaaagatgtgaaaactctgagcagggttaatgagagttcttactgaatggaaagaCACTggaataatgattttcaaaattttggtctttaatatttatgggctgttatttaattcatcaaaaatacttaACCCTTTACTTTCGGAGGCCCTCATtcacccatttccattaagtatgtgaactttttatacacaaaaccacctacacttgGAAAAGGAACATACTCTAGTTGGTTCCaatggtcattttaaaaatttctattaatcTTAAGAGTACTTCACCATATGCTATGCCTGCTGTGTCTACTTATATTTCATTCTCATAGTTAACTAAAGGGGTGAATTAAGTTttacttccctagagtgtacaatttatttcatccaatgatttattgatcctagaagttggttctatgtgcATGCCACCTATGATTTATGATTCCTTACTGATAGGTTATCCCTTGACCTTAGAGTAGATGGGAGCTTTACTacttgtcattactttttagtcACTTTATAGTATGAAAGGCaggttttatcctttctgatattaaccaaagtccatatttccaagttcgtcacaataaatacattatatttccattacTGAGAACATGCTTGGAACTGTTATTGGTGCAAACTGCACattgagtttggttttttctgcCTAGAATACTCTTCAAGTTCTCAGGTTTCATAGGCAAATGCTTGccgttttacaatttcatgaagcagaattaATTAGCGCCAGATTAACAGAGTTTTGAATATACTCGATTCATATAGCCggaaagaatgagcaaaggtagtcgcagctatgtcttccattttaagtaaagaCGTGAGTGTTTCTAATAAATAACACACGGGGTGAAGTGTTAAAActaagaagatagttgtaaacatatttctctacatcccgagtagagaggaaaccagcagttccagaaaggaagaaaaatacataaagaatactcTTACGGAGTGTATTTTAACTAAAGCAAGAACAGATTGCAGGAGGAGACAATGTGACACACTTACATTTACATAGAAATACtgttatgcaaaggaaaaagttaaggtaGTATGCAGAGCCTAGATGCGTGAAAATAGTCCGGATTTCATGTAGCAtgagaaggccatggttcacatggCCTTTTCAAGTGGGAAAGCCACGGACAGACCGTTGCAACACGGAGACTAAAAGATTTCCCCTGacaggtttgttcactggtgtcttaaccttcctgggacatctgaaagtTGTATTGTAATATTCAGCAACTAATCTGGTAGGAGAATGTGAGCAACAAATCCCAAGGCtcataaactctctcaggctctgtacctgtgctgcattttaatgtgatCTCACGCTACTTTCTGCATCAGTAAATCTGACGCACCAGATTGTATTCTCTTTAGCCGTGcattagcatgactgccttctgaatatgaacttggagtgaacatgacttcaccttggcGTCATGCTTGCTTTGCTtcaattaaattcattgctcACCCAGTTTCAATTACCTGCGAAACATCTTTTAAGGCCGTATTATTAATGAATGGCATGTTTGAAGGCagcaaaacctatttttaaatagagtgtgttatgcacatatatttccctactctggcttggcaGTAGATTGgaagaggaaaagttaaaggataTAATAAGTCATTCTAACAGGAGAAACCATTGTTACTTGActtttcaatattcaccatcacgaCATCCCTTCCTTATTGGTGTCAGAAGGCATCTTTTGCATGGAGAAAACACTTTAAGGGTTTCAGAACGGAAGTGGAATTGATCTAGCCCAAATAGGGCAAAGTGTTTCTCAATTTCATGGTCCATATTATAGacatgaggggccatgtgattcccgtctgcaactcagggcacagaatgcAGTATGCCAGGGTCACCTTTAGAAAAACGGTTTCTTtacccatgaaaaaggaaagccaaggtttcTCCAGTTTCTTGTCTCCCGTTCAACTGCGTGCAATGCTATGCTGTGTCTGGATTTCTGCAGCCATATCGAGACcaatagggaagccaagggacaccaAGCTATACAGTTAAGCCACGTCAGAAGCGTCAACAGCAATTATgtagtttcttccctttcttgtctgTCCAAAAGTAACACTATGCTACCAActtcagcatttattgtttgcATTATATTGCTTCTTACTCACACAGAATGTATTGCAAGGTGAGCCATGGAGTATGTTCTTCAACATAACAACTTAGGTTTTCCCTCAATAATAAGCAAAGTATAAATCCcatggattaaaacaaacacatatctcttACTTCTGAGTCTTCCAGTTATCTACGATATTctttagtctcctcatctgaTCTTGGCTTgacttttggtggaaggtagacctGAGGATTGAGTGAGGTGTTTTCCCATATGGAagccaagaatgaatgtgtatccattacaTACAACATACTTTTGTAGGCAGCTGTTCCAACCTAATGAGGACTGCCAGTAATTAGCATAGCTTCAGGATTTGGACATCACAACTGATGTCTTGCCATTGATGGAGAAAGTCACATGCCCAAGATAATCAATAGAGTAGGGAAATAGGTTCTCGAAGCAGTAAGGGGTAAAGGGGACAGTAGCGTATTCTCTGCATATAATTTACCACAAGTAATATTAACTATGGATTATTAGGTTGCATAAttagttgtattcatttttattgctactaaatgtaatattattaaataataagacatttattttgctttttgtctttaaagatttttgtaattccactttagagagaggaaatgagggacagaaacaggcaAGCATGGTTGTCTCTCAGGCGCCTCCCATGACGACATAGCCcacagaccaggcatgtgccctgcctaggagTTGAACACCCAACCCATTGGTGTACAGGACGGCACTACCACCAACAGAGCTACACACTCTTGGGCTCCCTTCCCTTTAGGCTTAGTAAATTTTTTGCACACCAGGCGCTAGAGAAGTCTTTTccgaaacagaaaatattcacatcatattTACTTAAAGTTCTTCCAGGTTACTTACAGTGTatggaataaaatcaaaacttcatCAGTTCATCTGAAAGTCTGTTCACAACCTCAACATTGCCTTCTTGGCTTTAGGCATTCTTCAAACCACACATTTTTCAATGCACCAAAGtgcatttaattcctggaaatagtcatgctttctgtcacagcaggcctttcacatctgcttgttctcctggctcagttataatctttccatttttgcttcctgcccttttctcttgcctaattTCTTCTCACCCCTCCTACCTAACTGCCAGTGATCATGCCTGACTCAGATCAGATAGAACTCCCTCCAGAGTCTCCTTTGATCCTTGGCCTTCTTATAGCCATGGattctaaatatgttttttagGATTGTAGCATGCCATTTTAATGACGTAAATACATGTCAAcgtgttttcctcttcctccatcagaCCATGAATGCCTTTAATTCGGAGATCAtatcatatttatctttgcaCCTAACATAGATCCTCCACACCCtgttcagtaaattagtggtgatcattaTAGATATCAATTGCATCTAAATCTCATGCTCCTGTGAGGGGTGGGACCAAGAGTGAAATAAATCGAGCCCTCCACCCCTTCGCAACGATTTCTATAGGTTGAACAAAATGCAAGCTTTGAAATTGAATTGAAAGAAAAGCCCCAAACAGTACAATGAAATCCAAAGTGTGTGTAGAAAAGCAGCCATGCCTGGACAGTGGGTAACTAagtagattaatggtgtgcacagAAGCTCCTGGTCATTTTACatatctactggtggagctaacctactcttctctgcccctggcatttcacactgtaaTCCGAAGCAAAGATTGGCAATCAATGGGGTGAGAATCTTGAGAGTGTGGCCGCAATACATTGTCCTTCAATAGACTCTGAAACTTGTTGTTTTCTCCTGACATATCAAACCTATGCacatgtcatgtgtgagaaacagcaTTTGATTTTGATGACAAACTCCTAAAGTATCCCCTGGGAGCTGGCGTTAGGTCCTGCACCTCCTCGATAAATTGTGATGTACATAGGAGAACACCCATCAGCAGTGTGACCAGGAGCAGAAAAGGCAGCCGATATTGTAGTGCTTTTTCCAGTGTATTCCTCTTTTCGTTGTAAAATATCACAGGGGACTCCCTTGCCTGACATGCTTCCTTATTCTTTACAGAGGactagaaccatttttttttttgatacaagttcactttttacttatttgtttgtttgtttatgtctttattttatagacagcTCCAATAAGTTGCTATAACATTATGACTATAGAATTATTGTTATAACAATGACTCCCTCTCATTCAGgccctctgtctttcctgaccTTGCTACCACTGACTTGCTGATGTCTTCAGCTGGCCCTTGTGATGTCACAGAGCATGTTCCATACTGCCAGGGAAACGCAGGACCGTTTGGGGCAGGCCTGAAGGAAGAGTAGTGGCAGGCCGGTAGGAGCGGTTGGCACTGTAGAAGGGAGGCCTTGCGTCCTGGCAGCTCAGTTTGGGCTTTAGACACTGAGCAGCCGACAgtagcagaggaggaagtgatggAAGAAGCATGGATGGAGGAGCCAGAGGTGCAGCAGGAGGAGGTACAGGAGCCAAGGATTGAGGATCCAGGGACGAGCGGAGCACAGGTGAGCAGGAGCCCCTCAGGTCTTGCTGGTCCAGGTGAGTCCGCAACTCGCCTTCAACCCGCCGCCATtacacagcccacagcccggcTCCAGCTCTTACCCACCGACCTGGGGGGTTGGCTGTGCCTCTAAACATGGTCTTCGTAAATCACGCCCCACTAACCCATCGTCTCCCCTGACCCtttgtccctgtcaggatatccggACCATCCCTGCTCCGTTTGACATATCCACCGctctgaggcgactgcacaaggaactgacaGACATCACAAACgaccccccgcccatgtgcttCGCGGGGCCGGTGGACGACAGCATGTTCACATGGAAGGGGACCATTATGGGTCCCGCCGACAGCCCCTACGAGGGTGGGCTGTTCCGCCTGAACATACAATTCCCAcccaattaccccttcaggccgcCGCTTATTTACTTCAcaaccccgatctaccaccccaatatcaaccgaaggggatatatctgtgtagatattctcaggtcccagtggtctcctatactgaccatatccaaactcttgctatccatcacctccatgctatgtgaccccaaccccaacgacCCCTTTGTTCcgtccattgggagaatgtacttaCAGGACAGGGATGCCTTTGATACCATGgcccgagcttggaccaagaagtatgctaggAGAATGAGGgacaaatgataacccctcacctcaataaaacacctggcttttGAATGGGCTGTTCTTTGACTACTTTCTGGGAGGCATCCTTTCCAATATCACATGTGACACATTAGAgtgtgtggaggctggagggaagccgTGGGTGGCGTGggtgtgagaggtgagggggaagggggcatgcttgggaaatggggtagcgggaaagaggccagttccaataaacattttactgaaggccttctttcctccttagggataggaaatgtagaacaacagtgtggtgggctTAGCAGGAGTACTTTAGAACTGACAATGGCGGGGACCACTGGATGAAGATTAGGAAGTTCATAAGGTATCTTTTTCATTCTGAGGCACCTGTGTGTTTAGGGGTTTGCTTTGGCAGAAGTGAACGGCAACCCATAGCCTCTACTACCAGGCCTGCATTTAACtgcagaaacattaagtggatgaggagttgtcacaaaaagaaaactgtgttttgttgcaagaattctccaccctcaGTCATCAATGCCCACCTTTTTGACATATATGCCTCCCTGCACACTCTGGATTGCACCCCAATTTCCAGCACATGCCCACATGTTGACAATAGCTCACATGTACAAGCTGTCCTAGTgcctgcccatcagtagatgagtggtaagTGCACACAATGCAATAAATAGTACATGCAAATCTGTCCCCTTGCGACAGTGTGCATGGACCTgaggaacattatgctcagtgaaataagccagtcagaggaagacagataCCAAACAATCTCACTAATTtggagaatgaaatgaacaaactgaactaacaaggctgATTGGGACAGGCACCTAGGAGAGCTGGCCAACAGGTGTCAGAGCAGGGAGGTTGTGcctgctgggtggggaaggggaagggattaagaaaaaacatccCAGATAACAGTAAGGGTTAGACCTGACGGAAAGGAGGAGGGGCGATGCAAAAGAAGGGTGTGAAGTGGGACAGCTGCTTGTGCTGGACACCGTCTTGACATGGGGTGCTCTACACATAATTCAATATACACTACAGAGGAATCGTAGACTTGTATGCTTAAAACCTGCATAATTCCAATAAGCAGTGTCTCCCCCAGcacaggcaattaaaaaaataacaaaataagaaaactttctttctttgtttcatccttttctctaCGAAAGCGTGTATTCACACCCGTGTCCTTAGAGCTCTCCTGTGACTGAGCAGCTGTTGAGGTCCTTCTGATTGCCTCATGGGCTATATACTGGAGGCTAAGGTTTTGTGATTAAGGAAAGGAGCTATCCACACCgggaagacagacaagagagaCGCAAATGCAAacgacaatgagatataacctcaccagtcagaatggccatcatcaagaaGTCAACACAAAACGCATACTGGTGAGATTGTAGAACGAAGGCAACCCTTTGGCCCTGTGGGTcgaaatgcagactggggcactcactgttggaaacgatattgaatttcttcattaatgggattgccttttcatccagatattccactgctgggatcctaCCTGAAGAATCCTCCAACATGCGCCATGCTGTTGGTCAACACTAGAAGTGAGGAAGAACAATTAAGCAATCGGAGCCAGCAAGCGAGAGGGTCGGAAATCAAAATGCAAGAGTGGCTAAAGGCAGAGACCATTTGGGCAGGTTCTTTGTTGCTCCACGTGAAACATGAGATAGGGCTAAGGGAAAGGTGAAGATCCAGATGACTGGACcgacaggagagatttttcaaattgtgctttcataacattagggtgcaggttcctgccatgctggttcctgggtggcctgagaaagaggcatctaacatcattttcaggaccttgggagctTACAGGCAGCCTGCATAGTCTCTGTTTCTAACTGGATGTTTGAGTGAGGCCACATTTTCATCACGTGCTTCAACCGAAAAAATATCTTATCAATAGCTTACAATTCATACCCCAAAGAGCACCTTCAGAGTTGCAGGATTTTGTCCCTTAAGAACAGTGATCAGAAAGAGAAGGTCTGGACAAGGGAGTCTTAGCAAGTCCTCTGAACATGGTTGTTTGGCATGTTAAAGTGTGTA
Protein-coding regions in this window:
- the LOC128780053 gene encoding ubiquitin-conjugating enzyme E2 D3-like, which codes for MCFAGPVDDSMFTWKGTIMGPADSPYEGGLFRLNIQFPPNYPFRPPLIYFTTPIYHPNINRRGYICVDILRSQWSPILTISKLLLSITSMLCDPNPNDPFVPSIGRMYLQDRDAFDTMARAWTKKYARRMRDK